The Catharus ustulatus isolate bCatUst1 chromosome 15, bCatUst1.pri.v2, whole genome shotgun sequence genome has a window encoding:
- the LOC117003416 gene encoding MRN complex-interacting protein has translation MAQRFWVLRCCRCRRFQGQQAKRSRRWSCSVCGQQQAVQKVYGQGSGLECRRHVQKLNLLQGEAEEALGLTSWCVEDSVNDSKNRAAQHEDSSVQQEGRPEGSRWSKYLDQESEDQEEDEEEAALERQQFCSQRKNTVGEQRKHLKCFLSSDVPEHTEESGVSQLVCQAKKFKTTEHKCFVAVPDGHDGDADSGGSVVPAVSESIVPEGNTQPPTACTKPSKWEKFLSLSDSSSANAAAVTTALQQGNGGVGLDSTTAGGAWRHSGWTGRTLPQGTGFEFKKCVASTEDLAWRQPSSSCSVEDVLRKPHSQVPGVGAAAETIAGRSNTFVDSNPGPKLSNTSCEQLFCTGEEFDDDLW, from the exons ATGGCGCAGCGGTTCTGGGTGCtgcggtgctgccgctgccgccgcttccaggggcagcag GCCAAGCGCAGCCGGCGGTGGAGCTGCAGCGTGTGCGGCCAGCAGCAGGCCGTGCAGAAG GTTTATGGGCAGGGCTCGGGCCTGGAGTGCAGGCGCCACGTCCAGAAGCTGAACTTGCTGCAGGGCGAAGCCGAGGAGGCGCTCGGTTTGACATCCTG GTGTGTAGAAGACTCTGTAAATGACAGCAAAAATAGAGCAGCACAACATGAGGACAGTTCAGTCCAGCAG GAGGGAAGGCCAGAAGGCAGTCGCTGGAGTAAATACCTGGACCAGGAGAGTGAGGATcaggaagaggatgaggaggaggcagctctggaaAGGCAACAGTTCTGTTCCCAGAGAAAGAACACCGTGGGAGAACAAAG GAAACACCTGAAGTGCTTCCTCTCCAGTGATGTTCCAGAGCATACAGAAGAAAGTGGAGTTTCTCAGCTTGTCTGTCAagccaaaaaatttaaaaccactgAG CACAAGTGCTTTGTAGCAGTACCTGATGGACATGATGGAGATGCTGATTCTGGAGGCAGTGTGGTTCCTGCTGTCTCTGAGTCTATAGTGCCTGAGGGGAATACACAGCCCCCAACTGCTTGTACCAAACCATCCAagtgggaaaaatttctttcactATCTGACAGCTCTAGTGcaaatgctgctgcagtgacCACGGCACTACAGCAGGGCAATGGAGGTGTGGGGCTGGACAGCACCACTGCTGGTGGGGCCTGGAGGCACTCAGGATGGACTGGAAGAACTCTGCCTCAGGGTACAggttttgaatttaaaaagtgtGTTGCTAGCACTGAGGATCTGGCCTGGagacagcccagcagcagttgCTCAGTTGAGGATGTGCTCAGAAAACCTCACAGCCAGGTCCCaggtgtgggagctgctgcagagaccATTGCAGGGAGGTCAAACACCTTTGTTGACTCTAACCCTGGGCCAAAGCTGAGTAACACCTCATGTGAGCAACTCTTCTGCACAGGTGAGGAGTTTGATGATGATCTCTGGTAA